A genomic window from Halodesulfovibrio sp. includes:
- a CDS encoding RluA family pseudouridine synthase, producing the protein MFDKYDASHLSIDVLYEDEHCVVVYKPSGLLSVPGKGPEKADCVVSRVREMYPECIEHPEAHRLDMSTSGILILGLTMEAKRNLSTEFRERRVGKKYEAILDGEVRGESGTIDLPLRLDWFNSPIRIYDPLQGKRCITLWEKLDYQNGKTRIAFDLITGRTHQLRVHSSHKFGLGCPIVGDNLYGTRNPGERLMLHSRYLKIAHPVSGEMLEFDRAPDF; encoded by the coding sequence ATGTTTGATAAATATGATGCATCGCATCTTTCAATAGATGTTTTATACGAAGATGAACACTGTGTTGTAGTGTATAAGCCTTCCGGCTTATTGTCTGTTCCCGGCAAGGGGCCGGAAAAGGCTGATTGTGTGGTAAGCCGTGTACGCGAAATGTATCCGGAATGTATTGAGCATCCAGAAGCGCATCGCCTTGATATGTCCACTTCTGGGATTCTTATTTTAGGACTGACAATGGAAGCAAAGCGGAATCTTTCAACAGAATTCCGCGAGCGTCGTGTTGGTAAAAAATATGAAGCAATTCTTGATGGGGAAGTGCGAGGAGAGAGCGGTACTATTGATCTGCCGTTGCGTCTGGACTGGTTCAACAGCCCTATCCGCATATATGACCCTCTTCAAGGCAAGCGTTGTATTACCCTGTGGGAAAAACTTGATTATCAGAATGGAAAGACGCGCATTGCGTTTGACTTGATTACTGGACGTACGCATCAACTGCGTGTGCATTCATCGCACAAATTCGGGCTAGGTTGTCCGATTGTGGGAGATAATCTGTATGGAACCCGTAACCCCGGTGAACGCTTGATGTTGCATTCAAGATACTTGAAGATAGCGCATCCTGTTTCCGGTGAAATGCTCGAATTTGATAGAGCACCGGATTTTTAA